TTATCGTCACTCATTTTACTAGTAGAATTGTTGATTTAATGAATTATAGATTTATTGAATTGATGAGATACCTTCTTCAAAACAACTGAACTTTGCATGCTAAACTTCAGCTTCAATTTCAGGCTGCAAATTAAGCTAAAAGTTTACAATATCAGACAAAGGTTTAATCAATTATTTACCATGAAAATCAAAAGTGATACTTTTGATTTTCATGGTAAATTTAAATATACAAAAAACTAATTAAGCACCCAATTTCGCGTTGATATAGGTATTGACAAGGTCTTCCAGTACATTCATCGGAACCGGACCGGAAGTTAGTATCACATCGTGAAATTCTCGGATATCGAATTTTGTTCCCAACTTTTGCTTTGCTTTGTCACGCAGTTCCATAATTTTTAGCATCCCAATTTTATAGCCGGTCGCTTGTGAAGGCCAAACGATATAACGTTCAATCTCCTTTTTAATATCGCCTTCCGGATTTGGGGTATTGTCGTGAAAATACTGCAATGCCTTTTTACGCGTCCATTTTTTGCTGTGTATTCCGGTATCCACAACTAATCGAGCAGCGCGAAAAACCTCCATGCTTAATCTCCCAAAATCGGAATACGGATCGCTGTAAAAGCCCAATTCTTTTGGCACTAGCTCTGAGTAAAGCGCCCATCCTTCCACATAAGCCACATTGCCGCCACCTAAGCGGCGAAACTTTGGTACATCTTTTAATTCTTGTGCTATAGCAATTTGCATGTGATGACCGGGAATACCTTCATGATACGCTAACGCTTCCATTTGTGTAATTACCTGGTCATTCATGTTGTAGAGATTTATGTAATACGTGCCCGGACGTGAGCCATCCACCGCCGGTTCTTCATAAAAGGCACCTGCTGCCGATTTTTCACGAAATTTCTCCACCGGTTTTACAACAATATCTGCCTTAGGCTTGGTAAGAAAAAGCTTATCCAACTGCCCTTTCATATCTTCAATAATTTTAACCGCACGCACTCTATAAGCCTCTTTGCCTGCAGCATCATTGGCATAATAAAATTGTTTGTCGTTTCGGGTAAAGTCAAAGAAATCAGTCAAGTTATCATTTTTAAAATTCACTTTTTTCATTATCGCATGCATTTCTTCTTGAATACGCGCAACTTCCTTTAATCCGATTTCATGAATTTGATCGGCTGTTAAATCGGTGGTTGTAGTAGCCTTTAAAGCTGCATTGTAGTATGCTTCCCCGTCAGGAAATTTCCAAACGCCATCGTCTTCTGTCGCCTTTTTTTCGAGCGCTGTAATATAACTGATGAACTTTTCGTATGCCGGTTTCATTGCTGTATTCATGGCTTCGGCAGCTTGAGCATATAATTCTTGTTTTCGTTTATCATCCATTGCTTTTAATGCCGCTACTTTATTCTTAAAATCTTCATATAAAGCATTGTCTGTTTTACTCTTGTCGAATGGAAAACCGCTCAGCAAACCTTTGGCATCGTTTAAAACATATGGGAATACAAATTTGGGCGGAATAATATTTTTATCTTCTCTAATCTTCAAATTCACCAACAATTGATCAAATAATTTATCCACTCCTTTTAAGCGTGAGATATAGGATAGCGCATCTTTTTCAGAATCGATGCGGTGAAAATTAATTAAGAACGAAGGCACATCATTATGCAAGCCATCCATTTGATTGATTGGATAATTATGAAATCTCCATTTAAAATTTTCGATCTCTTGCATGCTTTGACGTTCAAAAAGCTTGTAACTTATTTTTCCTTGGGCATCCAACTTTTCGAAATTTATCTGCTTTTTCATTTCGGTTAAATCAGCAGTAGTAATTTCAATATCCTTTTGCGCTGCCGAATCAGTTAAATCATTCCATTTATCGTAATCCTTTTTAATTCCTAAACGTGTCTGCATTTGAGGATTGCGATCTACATAGGCGTCAAAAACCTTATCAAAAAAAGTGTTTGCTTTTTTTGTTTCATCACTAATTTCTTCCTTGCTGTATAGGACTTGGCTATCCTTATCATTTGCTGAAGGGGTAGAATTTGTACAAGCTGAAAGCAGTGCTAAAAGCCCTAAAAATGGGATTGAAAGTTGTTTTGAATTCATCTTACTAATTTAATTGTGAGTTCTTATCGAAGAGTTCAAATGTAATGAAATCAAATAATTAAGGAAACAGTATAGCGGTGTAAAAACAAAATTATGAAGTAACTTTGAACTTCATTCTTAGCCATGGATAGTTTGCAACGCATTTTAACGGAAGACGGGTCACACACCCTTTTGAATACAAAACTTCAAGAGCAATACCATAGTAAACACGGGGCTATTCAGGAATCGCTTCACGTATTTATACGAATGGGATTGGATATCATCATTCAACAAAAAAATGTGATTTCTATTTTAGAAATTGGATTTGGAACCGGCCTCAATGCCTATCTTACCTTGCTGGAAGGCGCGCACAATAATGTTGCAATTACCTATACAACTATAGAAACATTTCCAATCGACACAAAAGTAGCGCTAGAACTCAATTACCCTCAACAGGTGCTAAACAAAACCCATGATAAGCTGTTTGAACAATTGCATGAAGAAAAATGGAATGAATTAATTGCAATAACCGACCAATTCAAATTGCTTAAACTCAACACCACTCTTGAAAAATTTGAAAGCAATCAACTTTACGATTTAATTTATTTCGATGCTTTTTCACCAAAAACTCAACCGGAAATGTGGACTGTGGAACAATTTTCAAAGCTATTTCACTACATGAATAACGGTGCTTTGCTGGTTACTTATTGTGCAAAAGGTGAAGTAAAAAGAGCTTTAAAAAGTGCCGGCTTTAAAGTTATTGGCATGCCCGGCCCTCCCGGAAAGCGAGAAATGACGGTAGCTATTAAGGATTAAGGAATATGGATTTAGGATTTAGGATTTAGGAATAAGGATTTTGGAATAAGGATTTAGGAATAAGGATTTTGGAATAAGGATTTTGGATTGGGGAAGTTTAAAGCTAATTCGTTTGATGATTTATCATTTTGATTAAAAAAATAAATAGTGCAGGGCATTGGTAAAATTTGATAGGAAAAGAAATTTTGAAAAAGATGTATAACATTCGCGTTTATGGGCTATTGGTAAATGAGCAGCAAGAAGTGCTTGTTTCGGATGAATTCCGTATGGGCATGAATATGACGAAATTCCCGGGGGGCGGTTTGGAGGCAGGTGAAGGCCTTATTGATTGCCTGAAAAGAGAATGGCAAGAAGAATTAAATGCAACAATAGAAATAGAAAAGCATTTTTACACGACCGATTATTACGTTAAATCAGCATTCAATTCAGCGCAATTAATCAGTGTGTATTACCTTATTAAAACAAGTAACGCATTAACAGTAAAAATCTCAAAACGTGCTTTCGATTTTGATGAAATAAAAGATGGTGCACAACAGTTTCGTTGGATAAAAATAAAGTCTTTAAAAGAAACAGATTTCACTTTCCCAATTGATAAACGCGTTGCCGAAATGCTTAAAAATAATTTGTGATTACCAAATTTTTACCCGCACACTATCTGCACGATACATCGCATCTCCTGGCTTCACATTAAAGGCAGTATAAAACTCCGAAATATCGCTCAAGGGTCCATTTACGCGATATTTAGCAGGTGAGTGTACGTCTGTCATAATCCGTTTTGCCACTTCCTCATTTCTTCGCTGACTCATCCAAGCAAAAGCATAAGCCAAAAAGAAGCGTTGTTCAGCACTGTATCCATTTTTTATTGCATTCGCAGCTCCTTCCTTCGTTTTCTTAAAAGCTTCATAACCCATAACTACTCCTCCTAAATCGGCCAAATTTTCGCCCAAGGTATTTAATCCCCGCAAATGAATGGTATCAAGCATTACATACTCATCGTATTGTTTTACCATGAGTTGTGTGCGGGCTTTAAAATTTGCACGATCTTCTGTGCTCCACCAATCATTTAAATTGCCATTCTCATCATACAAGCTACCTTCATCATCAAATCCATGTGTTATCTCGTGCCCGAAAGTGGAACCGCCAATTATCCCATACAGTATTGCATCCTCCGGCATTTCATTTTTTGAGTAGCCCGGTACCAATATATTGCAAGCCGGAATAACAATTTCATTGTTGCTTGGATTGTAATAAGCATTATACATTTGAGGAGTCATGTGCCACTCGGTGCGATCAACAGGTTTTCCATATTTGGCGGCCATTTGCTTGAAATTCCATGCCTTCACATTTAAAATATTTTTAGTAAATGAACTTCTATCAATACTTAAGTCCGAATAATCCTTCCATTTATCGGGATAACCAATTTTCATGGAAACCGTGCTCAATTTTTTTAATGCTTTTTCCTTTGTAGCCTCTCCCATCCAATCGCATTTTTTAATGCGTTCGCGGTATACATCCATAATATTGTTGCCGATTTCAACCAGCTTTTCCTTGGAGTTTGGAGGCAGATACTTAGCTACATATTCTTGTCCAACAAGCTCTCCCAAGGATTTATCGGTCGTTTCAACTGCTCTTTGCCAACGCGGCTTTTGTTCCTTGTTACCGGATAGCTTTTGGGTGTAAAAAAGAAAATCTTCGAATTCAAAATTACTGCTTAAATAAGGTGCATAATTTGAAATTAAATTCCACTTAAAATATATTTTAAAATCTTCAATCGCTGTTTTTTTGAGAATCGTTTCGAGGTTCTTAAAAAACTCCGGTTGACCCACATTAAGTGTATCGGCGTTGGCTATTCCCATGTTGCTAAGCATACTATTCCAATCAAGTGAAGGAGTTGTTTTGCTTAAAGCGGCAACCGACATTTTATTGTAATTTTTAAATGGATCGCGCAAGGCCTCCATTTTACGGCTTCCATTGGCCAAAGCAGTTTCAATGTTAAGTATAGATTTCACATTTTGCTTTGCTTTTGCCTCTGTTTCGCCCGCTAAAACAAACATTTTTTCAGCGTGTTCAGTATAGGCTTTTCTAATTTCCAAGGTGCGTGGATCTGTATTTGTATAATAATCACGTTCCGGTAATCCCAATCCACCTTGAGTAAGCAGAATAATCATTTTTGAACTTATCTTTTCATCCTGACGTACATCTAAATCAAAAAGCACTCCGACTCCAATTTGGTGCAGCTTAGCGGCTTCCTTTAGAACGGATTTTATATCACTCATCTGATCAATTCTATCCAGTTCCTCTTTTAAATCCTTTATTCCATTCTTATTGATGCTAGCGGTATCCAGAGCACTATAAAACAAATCTCCAATTTTTTGTTGGTTACTCCCTTTTGGAGCAGCTGTATTTGCCGCAGACTTTTCGCAAATTTCACGAACTGCAGAATTCACCGAATCCTGAATAATTAAGAATATTCCATTACTGGATTCAGCAGCAGGTATTGG
This portion of the Bacteroidota bacterium genome encodes:
- a CDS encoding NUDIX hydrolase, translated to MYNIRVYGLLVNEQQEVLVSDEFRMGMNMTKFPGGGLEAGEGLIDCLKREWQEELNATIEIEKHFYTTDYYVKSAFNSAQLISVYYLIKTSNALTVKISKRAFDFDEIKDGAQQFRWIKIKSLKETDFTFPIDKRVAEMLKNNL
- the mnmD gene encoding tRNA (5-methylaminomethyl-2-thiouridine)(34)-methyltransferase MnmD, whose product is MQRILTEDGSHTLLNTKLQEQYHSKHGAIQESLHVFIRMGLDIIIQQKNVISILEIGFGTGLNAYLTLLEGAHNNVAITYTTIETFPIDTKVALELNYPQQVLNKTHDKLFEQLHEEKWNELIAITDQFKLLKLNTTLEKFESNQLYDLIYFDAFSPKTQPEMWTVEQFSKLFHYMNNGALLVTYCAKGEVKRALKSAGFKVIGMPGPPGKREMTVAIKD
- a CDS encoding DUF885 domain-containing protein, translating into MNSKQLSIPFLGLLALLSACTNSTPSANDKDSQVLYSKEEISDETKKANTFFDKVFDAYVDRNPQMQTRLGIKKDYDKWNDLTDSAAQKDIEITTADLTEMKKQINFEKLDAQGKISYKLFERQSMQEIENFKWRFHNYPINQMDGLHNDVPSFLINFHRIDSEKDALSYISRLKGVDKLFDQLLVNLKIREDKNIIPPKFVFPYVLNDAKGLLSGFPFDKSKTDNALYEDFKNKVAALKAMDDKRKQELYAQAAEAMNTAMKPAYEKFISYITALEKKATEDDGVWKFPDGEAYYNAALKATTTTDLTADQIHEIGLKEVARIQEEMHAIMKKVNFKNDNLTDFFDFTRNDKQFYYANDAAGKEAYRVRAVKIIEDMKGQLDKLFLTKPKADIVVKPVEKFREKSAAGAFYEEPAVDGSRPGTYYINLYNMNDQVITQMEALAYHEGIPGHHMQIAIAQELKDVPKFRRLGGGNVAYVEGWALYSELVPKELGFYSDPYSDFGRLSMEVFRAARLVVDTGIHSKKWTRKKALQYFHDNTPNPEGDIKKEIERYIVWPSQATGYKIGMLKIMELRDKAKQKLGTKFDIREFHDVILTSGPVPMNVLEDLVNTYINAKLGA
- a CDS encoding M13 family metallopeptidase, which produces MKNILWNCLICAGFSLMLTSCSNSGSESKSSAQQKDPLTDHIDTLISPATDFFEFANGKWFKQNPIPAAESSNGIFLIIQDSVNSAVREICEKSAANTAAPKGSNQQKIGDLFYSALDTASINKNGIKDLKEELDRIDQMSDIKSVLKEAAKLHQIGVGVLFDLDVRQDEKISSKMIILLTQGGLGLPERDYYTNTDPRTLEIRKAYTEHAEKMFVLAGETEAKAKQNVKSILNIETALANGSRKMEALRDPFKNYNKMSVAALSKTTPSLDWNSMLSNMGIANADTLNVGQPEFFKNLETILKKTAIEDFKIYFKWNLISNYAPYLSSNFEFEDFLFYTQKLSGNKEQKPRWQRAVETTDKSLGELVGQEYVAKYLPPNSKEKLVEIGNNIMDVYRERIKKCDWMGEATKEKALKKLSTVSMKIGYPDKWKDYSDLSIDRSSFTKNILNVKAWNFKQMAAKYGKPVDRTEWHMTPQMYNAYYNPSNNEIVIPACNILVPGYSKNEMPEDAILYGIIGGSTFGHEITHGFDDEGSLYDENGNLNDWWSTEDRANFKARTQLMVKQYDEYVMLDTIHLRGLNTLGENLADLGGVVMGYEAFKKTKEGAANAIKNGYSAEQRFFLAYAFAWMSQRRNEEVAKRIMTDVHSPAKYRVNGPLSDISEFYTAFNVKPGDAMYRADSVRVKIW